The region TCCGCCGGCTCCACCGGTGTCCGCAGGCGCCCGTGGGGGTCTCCGGGCATCCCCCCGCGCTGCCAGGCAAGACCCGCGGCTGCGGGGCTGGCACGGCGAGCAGTGGCGAGCGaggccccagcacagcccccttCCAAAAGCGGCCAGCCCACGAGCTGAGACCCTCACCCCGCGGCTGGGGCACCCGCTGGCCCCGCGTAGATGCGCTTCGCGAGtggctcctgcctcccccagcgTCCTGTGCACGGCGGGGCTCTCACCGGGGCTCTGCACGGGTGGGTGTGGGGTGACCCGCACAGGGATTACCCCAGCACGCCGCTGTTCAGCCCCCGGGCGGGGGACAcatgcgggggggggggggggggggggggggggggggggggggggggggggggggggtgtcgcACGGatgggcctgatcctgaccctGGGAAGGGCTCCTGTGCCTGTTAATGGCCCAGCTGGGCGCTTGCAGCCGTGGCAGGGGCAGACCCCAGCCAGATCCCCCCCATGCGGGAGCTGGGGGTCTGCCGCGGAGGGTGCAGGTCTGGCACCCCCATGGGGTGCCCAGGAGCTTGGCTCAGCCTTACCCGCGCTGGGGGAAAGCAGGGGCCGAGCGGGGGTGCGGGGCCAGCGTGGGCTGCGGTCCTGCGCGTTCGGGGAGCTGCCCGCGGGGACGGGGATCCGTGTCTGCGGAGACGCTGGCGGGGCACGTCCGTAGCCCCGGCGCCGGGGCTCCCGGGGGCAAAGGGAGGCTGCCCTCACCCGGCGCCCCGCCGGCAGCGCTCCCGCCGGCAGCGCTCCCGCCGCAGAGCCCGGGGCCGTGCTGCCGCCGGACGGGAGAAGCCTGAACTGCACCGGCTGCTCCGTCCCGTCCCACtccaccccatcccatcccgtcccgtcccgtcccgtcccgtcccgtgCCGTCCCGTCGGGATGCTGGGGCCgaggggccgcggcggggcggccggccgCGGGAGCGGAGACCGGGGGGGCCCGTCCCCTCCCAGCGGGGCGCGGGGACCCTCGCCTGGCCCCTCCGGCGGTGTCGGCCTGGGAAAACCATGACCTGGTGGCAGCGGCTGGCGCGGGGCCACGGGCCGCCACGGGAGCGACGTGCTGCGTGGGCTGTGCTTGGCCAGGCTGCGGCGGCTGGCAGGGCCGGGGGCCcggtgccagccctgcctgcaccgggGACGCATCCTGCCTGGTGCACGGCCCCCGGAGGAGGCACATGGGCCTGGCAGTGCCCATCACAGCTCTTTGCCACGGTGTGGCCAGTGCAGGGTGGCATCAGATGCGGCAATCAGGACTTGGGGACCATCCCCTGAGATgctgggggggacgggggaaCTGATTTTGTCTCCTTGTCCCAGCGGTGCCCAGCCATGTCCCTTCAGTTTTTTGGCGAGGAGCGCTCTCCGCAGCGTGTCCCATCCCAGCTTTGCTATGGAAGCACCTGGGACATGCCAGGGCAAAGCCATGGAGGGAACAGGGGAACTCCCCACTGCAGGATGCCACCGAGCTCCAAGGGGACAGTTCCACCCCGAGAGACAGGGGATGCAGCAGGTGGGCCAAGGGCCACCTCTGGGGGATCCTGGCTTGGGACACTGGGGCGCAGGGGCCTCCCTGCACCCcgagggagctggggaaggaggtgcaACAtgtggctgcaggctgggagTTGCCCCTGACCTCCCGGGGGACATCGCTCCCCTGAGACCACGCTTGCTGCTCCACTGAGACCATTCATGGCAGGGACCAAattcctctgtgtgtgttgGGGCAACGGATGCTGGGCAGTGGTGTTGGGGTGAATCCCCACAGGACCTGTCTGCCCATCCTGCCCCTCGTGGCCCCACTCGCCcgggctgctctggggctgcaCATCCCAGCTCAGCACAGGCAGCGGGCTGGGGAGCCAGCACAGGGCCAGGGGGTGGCTGCACCTGAGGACCCTGCGCTAATGGATTTGGAGTTTCCAAGGTCAGGCTCCCACTGTGAGCAAGAAAAACATTCCCAGGGAAGAGCCATGGGAAAGGGCCCCCCCCGCGgcgctcccagccccagccgctGCCTCGCAGCCCAGCCTGGCATCCCGGGCTGCTCGCGCAAGGAGGTGGCTGTGTCCCCCTGAGGAGAGGTGCTGGGCGAAGGCTGGGCCGCCCCAGCTGCCAAATCTCTTGGAATGGGTGCACGGGGTGGTGAAGGTGCCTGGCTGTGCGGGGAGTGGGTGGGGGGGGTCATGCATGGGGTACAGGAGGTgttgcagggtgctgggggggggagggaggggattGCATGTgtggcaggggcaggggagaggtgtgccagctcccagctggcCAGCTTGATGCCCACCCCGTCCCCTCTGCGTGGGCGCTGACCCTCACCTCTGCACTTGCAGGCAGCATGGAGCAGCGAGGAGGGCCACCAGAGCCGAGACCTGCAGGACCCACCACGCACCCACAGCCCAAGGTGAGCCCAGGCCTGGCTGGCCGTGATGGCTGGGACCACAcgtccccatccccgtccccagcTCATGGAGCCTTGTCCCTGGTGTGGGACCCCTGGTCAGGGCTCACCCcgctgtgctgtgctttgtcgCAGGAGGGGACACTGTGGGGTCTCCTCGCCATCCTCTCGCTGCTGGCCGGGCTGGCAGCGGGCACCCTGCGAACGCCACACTGCAACGAGACGCTGGATGCGGCCCCCACGCCGCGGGGCACGGCCACCGTCAGCCCGGCTGTGGAGGATGGCGTGGAGGTACCGCTCgctgctgcctggagccacCTGTACGGTGGGTGTTGGGGCAGGACCCCCAGCCTGGGCATGGTAGCCCTGAGCGTGGGGCATGGGCAGGTTGGGAGCCATTGTGGGGAGCCCCAGCCCGTGCAGGGCTGCCTCTACACAtcggggctgggggtgctgaACACACGGGGCCCCGTGCTTCATGCTGGGGATggtggcagagccctggggaTGAGAAGATGCTTGGCTGGGTGCCCACCTACCCCACCACTCTATGGGCACCCGGCCAGCACCATGGTGGGTGGTCAGGAGGGGTCTACAGGCAGGCTCAGCAGGCCTCAGGAGGGCAGTGGGTGCCGGATAGGGTCTGACGGTGCCGTCTCCTCTGCATGCAGGGGACAACGCGACAATGGGTGGCCCGGGTGCTGCGGAGCTGGCGGAGGACCTGCTGCTGCGTGCCGAGCGCTCACCGCCGGGCACCGGCAAAGCCAAGAAGGGGGCACGGAAACCCTTGCGGGGGGCCCGTGGGCGCAACTGCCACATCCGCAACCTGATGGTGAAGGTGCGCGACCTGGGCCTGGGCTTCAACTCTGACGAGATCGTGCTCTTCAAGTACTGCAGCGGGTCCTGCCACCGGGCGCGCAGCAACTACGACCTGACACTGGGCAGCCTGCTGCGGCAGCAGCTCATTGCCCCAGGGCCACAGGAACGGGTCCTCAGCCACCCCTGCTGCCGGCCCACCCGCTACGAGGCCGTCTCCTTCATGGACGTGCAGAACACGTGGCAGACGGTGGAGAAGCTCTCGGCGGCTGAGTGCAGCTGCATCGGCTGAGGAGGGGGCCGCCGGCTCGGCCCTGGCTCGACGCACGCCAGCAGGCCCCAGCTCGCTGGCAGACCCTGGCTTGCCACGCACAGTGGCACCGGCACTCAGAGGGAGGGTCTGGCAGAGGCCGGTGCCCCTGGTTTTACGTGGCCACAAGGGACCAAGGCAAGATGGAGCCGTGACGGGGGGTGGGCAGCTGAGCCCCCTCCCGCTCAGTGCCaagcagctggtgctgctggcGACATCGGGTCCTGCCTCGGTGCACCCCGGCTCGGccctgggagaggagctggagggggtACGGAGCATCCCCACTGCTCACAGGGGTCTGCCACCCCGGTGTCCACCAGCAGCGCCCAGCTTGCCTGCGCCCTGCCTGGACTGGTGCTTCCACATCCCTGCTTTAGGGGAGCCAGGGCCAAGCGTTGCCCAAGCTTCAGAGGGGGACAGAAAGGGAGCAAAACCTCCCTGTCCCCTTGGGCACCCTGGGGCTGGCAGTGGCCGGAGCTGCCCTACAGGGAGGGGGTGTCCCTAAGGACAGGGGTGCAGAGGGGCCAAACTGCACCAGCACGGGGTGGGGGACCCACACCTGGcctggcagcagcccccagtGCTCCGCAGGGCAGCGGGGCATGGGCATCTGCTGGGACCCCTGCCCAGTTCCCAAGGGGGTGGCAGGgtccccccgctgcccccgcggTGCTGCGGCACTAAACTATTTATTActctaaattatttatttattgttctcGAGCGGCAGCTCCTATTTATGACTTTGGGCCCCCGGGGACCGGGTGTAATTTAACCCCAGCGCTGCTGTGAAGCCCTGGGcagcgccccggccccggcgccccgtgcccccagccccctttttctattatttgtaAAATTTGAGGGATAAACTCTATTTTTGTACAGTCGCCTTTTCCTGTAGCAATAAAGCGATGGGCTGCGTGTCCACCCCTGCGTGTGCCCgtgatggggatggggggggcgggggtgcCCGGCGTGTTTGACACCCGTGGGCTGGCAGCGGGAGGGTGGGAAGCGGTGCTGAGCGGGGCTCCTGCCGGCACTACCCGCACCACGCGTGGGGAGCAGGGGCGGCGCTCGGTGCCCGGTGCCCGGCAGGGGACGCGCGTGGGCCGGGACTACCGCTCCCGGCGTGCGGCGCGGCGCTGCGGCAGGTCCCGGGCTGCCCGGCCGCGCCTGCGGGGCAGCGGGGCGAGGCGGTGCCGGAGCTGAGCGGGGCGGCGGTGCCGCTCGGGCCGTCCCTCGGGCCCCTGCCGGtccgccgagccgagccgagccgagccgagccgagccgagccgagccgtcCCGGTGCCGCCGCCCTcgccggggcggggaggcgggTCCCGCCGCGATGCGGCTGCCCGTGCGCCGCCGCTGTcgcctgcccgccgccgccgccgcctcctgaGCGCCGCCGCAGCCATGGAGCGGAGGGCggaggcgccgccgccgccgccgcagggCCTCGACTTCACCGTGGAGAACGTGGAGAAGGTGAGCGAGCCGCCCCGAGCCCACCCAGCCCACCCGCGGCGttggcggggcggggggacgcGGCTGCGGGATGCTGATGCTGCCGCGGGGGTGCGGGGGCTGCGGCTCGGCGggagggggggacggggacgacACGACACCTGCTCGGCGGTGCCGGGcccggggagggcggcggggcggcatccccgctgccctgcccgccctgcccgcagcgggggcggcggggaccCGCCTGGGCGCCCAGGGGGGTCCGGTGCGCGGCGCGGGAGGTGGAGCCGCCGGCTCCTGTGCGCCggggcagcccggggagggAAAATGATGTGGCAGAAATgggagcagaagggaggagTTGTGCTCCGACGGGCGTCCTCTGGGTCGCCGTGCCGCAGCGCCGGGCAGGGAGAGCCTACGGGTCTAGTCCTGGCTGCTGGACGAGCAGCATCTATGTGAAGCCCGACATTATCGGTGTCTCCATCAGGCAGGGAAGGGACTCTCGCCAGGTGCTGGGAATTGTTGGGAATTACGGTTGGGAAAAGCCTTCGGAGGGCGGATGGCCCAGTGATGCCTTTCTAAACGTGGCATCCAGCCCCCTTGGTCCTGGCTGATGCTCGAGGTCCTCCTAAGCAGCTGCAGGGCAAAGAGGAGCGAGGTCGTGATTGCCGAAACCTGGGGTCCAGGAAACGGCCACAGCAAACCGAGGGCTGCCAGCATCAcactgctgctgggaagagccCCGAGCAGCCCCCGCATGACCTGGGGTTCATCACGGAGACCGAGCAGGGCACCCCAGCGAGCGCCCGGGGAGGCAGCCGAGCAAAAACCTTCCCTTCGGCCGTCTTGGAGGTGATGGGGGCAAGGCAAGCAGAGGATGCATCCCTGAAGGGCAAACAGCAAGAGAGCCCTTCTGCCTTCCACTCACCCTGTAGCCAGACATCTGCTTGGAGACTGACAGCCTGTCGATCCATAGCTCGGTCCCCAGACAGCTAGTGGGAATCCCAGTGTCCTCATTTTTCCTCGATGAGAATAGACCGAGTTCCTTGCCAAAGTGATGCCCACGGGCGTGCTGGTGGGCACATGGCTTGTGTTTCACAcccatccctccccagcagcttGCCCGGCCTCGCGGGAGGTGTCGGGTCAGGGATGTCAGGTTTGTAACTGGGCGCCGGTTGCCTTTGTGGCCGCAGGTGACACACAGCCCACCTCTGCCAGGGAGACGGAGCGCGGCTGGGGGGATTAACTGATGTCTGGAAAATGCTACATTAATGCAACCTTCTGCAGCTTAATCTGCATATATCCAGGGCTGCTGGATGATTTTGCCCCCGACTTCCTTTCTCTTCGGCAGACACAAACCACTCCTTTGTTTGCACCAACAATGAAGCACACACTTGCCCGGGAAGGGTGGGCAGTGCCAGGGTGGGGGGCGCCCGGCGCTGGCTGGGCGAGGTGGGGCTGTGCCGAGAGGCAGCTCGCCCTCGCCGTGCTGCTCTGGATTTAGTCTCCTGCCGCCTGGGAGGAGGCAAAGATGCCCTCTAGGATGCTTCggctcccctcccccagcctgCCCGGCTTCTCCTGGTCTCTGCAGGCTTTGCCATCTCACTGGTGTCCTCTCAAGGTGCGGCAGTGGACAGCGGTGGGACCTGGGGACAGCAGCACGGTCCCTGCCCAGGGGAAGAAATGGGGGGGGGATCAGAAAAAAGTCAGAGGTTCAGCAGCTCGGAGCCCTCCTGTCTCTGTCTTTTCAAGGGAGGGCTGTGGGGTGTTTCTGGTACAAAGCGAAGGAAAGGTGGGctttgctgggagctgggctcgTGGGTAGAGCCGCTTTGTCAGAGGTGATGCTGGCAGATAAATGATGCTTCTACTGGCCTGAGCTCTTCTGCCTGCCAGGTTTTGTGCGTGGCTTTATTAATAACACTGAATACTGATTAAAGTCAGGGTTTGACTCCACTCTGAGTCAGTTAGCGATAAGTGCTGGGGTTAGGAACAGCGTAAGGAGCTGGTTATCTCTTAAGTCAGGGGGTTGAAGCCTCTCCAGGTCACCTGCAGTGGAAGTCATCACATGTGGCAGTTGTAGCCAGGGAAGTCTCTGGTGAGACCATGCCCATCACGCTCTTCTTATGGTTTTCATGGAGAGGATTCACATCCCTGGAAGATCCTTCTGTACCCTCACCGTTGTTTATTATGCGGTGGGCTGGGCAAACGCCCCTGCAGTTTCGCAGGGCTGTGGGTGCCCGTGTAGCTGAAGAGGATCATTACTGTGTTTATCCAGCATGACCTGTGCCAGAGAGAGCCAGTTAGATCCCTCCAGCTGTGACCAGCAGTtgcagggaggtgggagggtGCGGATGCTGTAGGCTGGGCCCACGCTGCCCTTTGCCAGCCGGCAGGTCTGAAAGCCCgcgggcagcaggcaggcagctgcctctgtTCCTGAGGAGGTGTCAGGTTCAGGTGCTGCACTTCAGGAGCCGTCTGAAAGTTGCTCCCTCTGTTTTTTTGCTCCGTTTTTCCATAGGGAGCTCTCCCGTGacacagggaaggagcagggccACGCTGGGGCTGGACCGTTGCGGTACGGTTACTGTGTCAGTGTCCCGTGGTCCCAGCTGAgggctgctttttgttttcttctgagccTGACCTAGATGCTGCTCTGGCTTTGGCACAGCTATAGCAGGCTGGCGTGGCCGTGCTGTGCGGACCTGCTGGGTGGCCGGCAGCTCCGGGCTGGCTCTGCTTCCCCTGCACCTGCTGCTGAGcggggctctgctgctgcagctggaggggtcggagggaagggaaggctggGCAAGCCGAGGGCTTCAGGCTGCGAGGATGCTTGGCCTCCTGGTGCCTAAACGGTGCAATCTGGTTCGTGACCTGCATGCGCTTTTGCGTGCCCAGGGGCTGTCCCCGGCGTGACTGACAGCATGGCGATGGGGTGACACTGCCCTGGGGAGGCGACGCTCCTGCTGCAGTATGAACCCTGCTCTGGTGAAGATGGATTGCAGACGTTCGGTCCCTGCTGGCTGTGTCCGTCTCGGAGGAGCAGTGCACAAGCAGGACTTGTGCCTTGCATTTTTGGTCTCCCCCAGGTCAGGCAGCCCCTAACACTGTGGTGTTGGACAGGAGAAGAGGAATGCGAGACCCTCTTTACCTGTTTTCAGTGCAGTTGAATCTGCCCCAGCAGTATCCCcctttttgaaataagaaagaaggCAGTGCCATTCGTCCGTGAATTTCCCAAGTGCCTGCTCTTGccctctttttttgtctgattcCTTCCAGGTCTTTCCTCCCTTGGCCTGCCTCTCATCCTCTGGGGTGTTTGTAATATTCACTGACGTCTTTTCCCTAGCACATTAGCGGTCTGGCATCTCTGGGCCTTCCAGATTGCCGTGTGCCTCTCTGGAGATGCCTGATGAATGCACAGAGTCTCTCCAGCAGGATGGGTAGGCGGGGTGTCATGGAGCTGACATCCGGAGCCTACCATGACAGGAGAGAGGTGGCTTTGATCACCGCTCCTCAGAGATGTTGAGCCTTGGGGATGTGACAGCTGCCGGGGCTGCCTTCCACCcgggaggatggggaggagaaaccCAAGTGCAtctgctttcttcagaaaaaggttATTGCTTGTCTTCAGAAACCTGATCAAGAGAATTACGGATACGTCAGGGTGGGGGAATGGCATCCCCTATATGGTGCACCGCTGGCAGCGGCTTGGCCACTTTTTCCTTAGAGGCAGCCCATGTATGCGAGATGTGGCAGCCATGCCGGGGATGGTAAGTTAGGGGCCTCGGGAGAGGAGATTCTTGCAAAACTGAGGGAAGCGAGGACTCACCTTGTTTAGTGTTTAAGCAGATCTTCACTGCAGAAGCAGATTTGACCCAGAGCCAACCCTGGCTGAACACCTTGCTCCTTCCTGTGGCGTGGTGGTGATGGGATGAGAGGGCAGCACCTTGTGTTTGCCAGGGCTCGGCTGTGCCCTACAAGGGCCATCACTGGAGCCTCTTCTCAGCTCCAACATCTTACAGAGCGGGAATGGGTGGGATTGGTGCCTGGGCGCCAGCAGGGATTCCTCTCTCAAAACGCTTGTGAACTCGTTCACCGAAGTGATGGGTATAAACACGAGATGGTGGGCACGGGTGTTCGGATCACCCTTGCAACTCATCCTGGGCTCTGCGCTCCCAGGGTTCCTCTCTGGTTCTGCTCACCCTTTGCTTGTGCAGGCCCCTGGCCACCACCACTGAGAGCACATGCATCTCCTACATCCCCCGTCCCTGCTGGGGACCACGCCGTTCTCTGCAAAGGGCTGCTGGCAGTGAAGCAGCGGGAGGGATGCCGTGGCTGCCGAGCTGCGTCTGGGCTGCAGCCCCTTCCGGACAGCCGAGGACTCGGTGTTGGCAAGCTGGGCTCAAAGAGGGGCTGCGAAGTGGCAGCACTTCttaggaggggggaaaaaaaccccgtTCTTTGGGACTGCTGGCAAAGTGTGGGTGCCTTGAGCAAGAGCAGCAATGCCTGGCAGCACACAcactgctttattttgcatCCATTTGCTATCCTCGGCGCTTCGGCAGGCTGCCAccttcccagggctgctggcTGCTCAGCCTGCCCTGCCGTGGCAGGGGGAGGACGGCTGctgcggggcgaggggaggcaGGGATGACGTTCCCTTCGCTCGGCAGAGCCACGGTAATGGCTGTGTTGTTGCAGGCCTGGAGCGCTGGCGGTGCGAGCGCGTTCAGCTAGAAAGGACAGCGAGAGACTGCAGCGGGAGGCTTCCCGGGGGGTCCTGCTGGAAGAAGGCTGGTGGCTGCCGAGGGGCCGTGGCCACCGCCGCCCCCGGCATGCCGCAGCTGTGGGCACGGGGCAAGGAGCAGAACAGGAATATGTTTTGCAGCTTGCTGTTT is a window of Gymnogyps californianus isolate 813 chromosome 8, ASM1813914v2, whole genome shotgun sequence DNA encoding:
- the ARTN gene encoding artemin isoform X1; its protein translation is MCGRGRGEVCQLPAGQLDAHPVPSAWALTLTSALAGSMEQRGGPPEPRPAGPTTHPQPKEGTLWGLLAILSLLAGLAAGTLRTPHCNETLDAAPTPRGTATVSPAVEDGVEVPLAAAWSHLYGDNATMGGPGAAELAEDLLLRAERSPPGTGKAKKGARKPLRGARGRNCHIRNLMVKVRDLGLGFNSDEIVLFKYCSGSCHRARSNYDLTLGSLLRQQLIAPGPQERVLSHPCCRPTRYEAVSFMDVQNTWQTVEKLSAAECSCIG
- the ARTN gene encoding artemin isoform X2 codes for the protein MRGGGGPGDGPRRGHGSMEQRGGPPEPRPAGPTTHPQPKEGTLWGLLAILSLLAGLAAGTLRTPHCNETLDAAPTPRGTATVSPAVEDGVEVPLAAAWSHLYGDNATMGGPGAAELAEDLLLRAERSPPGTGKAKKGARKPLRGARGRNCHIRNLMVKVRDLGLGFNSDEIVLFKYCSGSCHRARSNYDLTLGSLLRQQLIAPGPQERVLSHPCCRPTRYEAVSFMDVQNTWQTVEKLSAAECSCIG